Sequence from the Marinilabiliales bacterium genome:
TTAGCTGGCACGGTGGGTTGGCCGGGTTCACCAGCGGGCCCATGATGTTGAAGATGGTCTTGATCGCAAGCTGTTTGCGTATTGGTCCCACTGCCTTCAGGGCGGGGTGGAATAGGGGGGCGTGCATGAAGCAGATGTTAGCCTTGCCGATCTCCTTTTTCAGCTTGTCGTTGCTGTTGGAAAACCTGTAACCGAAATGCTCCATCATGTTGGAGGAGCCCGAGAGCGACGATACCCCGTAGTTGCCGTGCTTGGCCACGGGTATGCCGGCGCCTGCCACGACGAACGAGGTAAGGGTCGATATGTTGAAGGTGTTCTTGCCGTCACCTCCCGTGCCGCACACATCGATCATATCCTCTCCGTTCAGGTCGGCCTTTACCGCCAGCTCCAGCAGCGCGTCCCTGAACCCGAGAAGCTCGCCGGGTGTTATGCTTCTCATGATATAGGATGAGAGCACTGCCGCTATCTGCGCCTCGTTCAGCTCCTGCCGGGCAATGCCGTGCATCAGCCTGCCGGCCTCTTCGCGGCCTAGCTGCTGTGATTCCAATAATTTGTTCAGAATATCCTTCATATTGTTCAGTCTTATGAAACCCCGGTCAGCTTTTGACAGCCAAAATAACATGCCTGAAGCATCGGGGTTCATGTTTTTCTATATGGGGTTCATGTTATTCTGTATTTTATGCCGCATTATGATGAATCTTCATATTCGTTTTAAAAAAGTTCAGCT
This genomic interval carries:
- the trpD gene encoding anthranilate phosphoribosyltransferase; the encoded protein is MKDILNKLLESQQLGREEAGRLMHGIARQELNEAQIAAVLSSYIMRSITPGELLGFRDALLELAVKADLNGEDMIDVCGTGGDGKNTFNISTLTSFVVAGAGIPVAKHGNYGVSSLSGSSNMMEHFGYRFSNSNDKLKKEIGKANICFMHAPLFHPALKAVGPIRKQLAIKTIFNIMGPLVNPANPPCQLSGVFSIEAGRLYNYLMQKEQKRYIVLHSLDGYDEVSLTAGIKVFSPAGEGLLGADDFGMPQNSPADLHGGDTLEEAAAIFLGVLENRCTDAQKNTVLANSALAISCSRPGTELERCVGIARESLESGKAYGCFKKLMEMQ